From one Penaeus vannamei isolate JL-2024 unplaced genomic scaffold, ASM4276789v1 unanchor2974, whole genome shotgun sequence genomic stretch:
- the LOC138861214 gene encoding putative proline-rich protein 21, producing the protein MSYPPPLPLRHFLLLLSRWHQQVPSPGDALWRVLLALFKRPVQEQVIYSSSTHSEKIPSVKCQVVTQARRFPAVLKCAEDKSQAVPQALSHNSSAETSLENQVNPQASTRPLTKETLKRSPFDTSPIRTARLPRHGPDSLATAPTPSPRPRLPRHGPDSLATAPTPSPRPRLPRHGPDSLATAPTPSPRPRLPRHGPDSLATAPTPSPRPRLPRHGPDSLATAPTPSPRPRLPRHGPDSLATAPTPSPRPRLPRHGPDSLATAQTPSPRPRLPRHGPDSLATAQTPSPRPRLPRHGPDSLATAQTPSPRPRLPRHGPDSLATAQTPSPRPRLPRHGPDSLATAQTPSPRPRLPHHGPDSLTTAQTPSPRPRLPHHGPDSLTTARPDSLTTARPDSLTTARPDSLTTARPDSLTTARPDSLTTARPDSLTTAQTPSPRPRLPHHGPDSLTTAQTPSPRPRLPRHGPDSLATAQTPSPRPRLPRHGPDSLAT; encoded by the exons AtgtcctatcccccccctctccctctccgccatttcctcctcctcctctcaaggTGGCACCAACAAGTGCCTAGCCCCGGCGACGCCCTCTGGAGAGTCCTCTTGGCACTGTTCAAGAGGCCAGTGCAG GAGCAGGTTATATATTCCTCGAGCACACACTCAGAAAAAATACCTTCCGTAAAGTGCCAAGTTGTAACTCAAGCGCGAAGATTCCCCGCCGTGTTAAAGT GTGCCGAAGACAAGTCTCAAGCTGTCCCTCAAGCACTAAGTCATAACTCAAGTGCTGAGACGTCCCTCGAGAATCAGGTCAACCCTCAAGCAAGCACTCGCCCTCTAACCAAAGAAACCCTCAAGCG ATCCCCATTCGACACATCACCCATTCGAACGGCCCGACTCCCTCGCCACGGCCCCGACTCCCTCGCCACGGCCCCGACTCCCTCGCCACGGCCCCGACTCCCTCGCCACGGCCCCGACTCCCTCGCCACGGCCCCGACTCCCTCGCCACGGCCCCGACTCCCTCGCCACGGCCCCGACTCCCTCGCCACGGCCCCGACTCCCTCGCCACGGCCCCGACTCCCTCGCCACGGCCCCGACTCCCTCGCCACGGCCCCGACTCCCTCGCCACGGCCCCGACTCCCTCGCCACGGCCCCGACTCCCTCGCCACGGCCCCGACTCCCTCGCCACGGCCCCGACTCCCTCGCCACGGCCCCGACTCCCTCGCCACGGCCCCGACTCCCTCGCCACGGCCCCGACTCCCTCGCCACGGCCCCGACTCCCTCGCCACGGCCCAGACTCCCTCGCCACGGCCCAGACTCCCTCGCCACGGCCCAGACTCCCTCGCCACGGCCCAGACTCCCTCGCCACGGCCCAGACTCCCTCGCCACGGCCCAGACTCCCTCGCCACGGCCCAGACTCCCTCGCCACGGCCCAGACTCCCTCGCCACGGCCCAGACTCCCTCGCCACGGCCCAGACTCCCTCGCCACGGCCCAGACTCCCTCGCCACGGCCCCGACTCCCTCGCCACGGCCCAGACTCCCTCGCCACGGCCCAGACTCCCTCACCACGGCCCAGACTCCCTCACCACGGCCCAGACTCCCTCACCACGGCCCAGACTCCCTCACCACGGCCCAGACTCCCTCACCACGGCCCGACCCGACTCCCTCACCACGGCCCGACCCGACTCCCTCACCACGGCCCGACCCGACTCCCTCACCACGGCCCGACCCGACTCCCTCACCACGGCCCGACCCGACTCCCTCACCACGGCCCGACCCGACTCCCTCACCACGGCCCAGACTCCCTCACCACGGCCCAGACTCCCTCACCACGGCCCAGACTCCCTCACCACGGCCCAGACTCCCTCGCCACGGCCCAGACTCCCTCGCCACGGCCCAGACTCCCTCGCCACGGCCCAGACTCCCTCGCCACGGCCCCGACTCCCTCGCCACGGCCCAGACTCCCTCGCCACG